The Fusobacterium varium nucleotide sequence CTGAAGCATGTCTTGCTGTATTTGAGTTTTCAGCTCTGAAAGTAGGTCCAAATGTATAGATATTTCTAAATGCTGCACAATAAGTTTCTCCACTTAATTGTCCACTTACTGTTAAGTTAGTTTCTTTTCCAAAGAAGTCTTGAGTGTAGTCAACTTTTCCATCTTTAGTTTTTGGTAGATCATTTAAGTCTAAAGTTGTAACTCTAAACATTTCTCCTGCACCTTCACAGTCAGATCCTGTAATTAATGGAGTATGTACATAAACAAATCCATTTTCTTGGAAGAATTTGTGAATAGCATAAGCTACTACTGATCTTACTCTAAATACTGCTGAGAAAGTATTTGTTCTTGGTCTTAAGTGAGCTTTTGTTCTTAAAAATTCAAAAGTATGTCTTTTATTTTGTAATGGATAGTCAAGATCTGCTTTTTGGTAGATTTCAACTTTAGCAGCTGCGATTTCAAACTCTTGTCCTGCTCCTTGAGATTTTATAAGTTTTCCACAAACTTTAACTGATGAAATTATAGAAAGACGTGAAATTTCATCAAAGTTATCTAAATTTGTATCAAATACAACTTGTATCCCTTTAAAGAATGAACCATCATTTATTTCTAAGAAACCAAAATTCTTTTGAACTCTGATTTTTTTTACCCATCCTGATATTTCAACCTCTCTGTCAATAAATTTTTCTTTCTCTCTGTATAGAGATTTAACTGTTACTTTTTCCATTTTTACCCCCGTAAAACTTATATTATTTTAGTACCTTTATTTACTACTTTATCATCAACTATCTCTATTCTATCAAGATGCCCTTTTACTTGAGCTTTAAATAGTTCTAAATACATTTTTCTATATTCAGCTCTCTCTGCTTGTTCCTCTGGAGTAAGTTCTCTCTCTCTTGATAATTTAGTAAAATAATTTATCTTTTCAATGATTTTAGACATTTCCATTTTATATTCTTCCTTTCTTTTCTTAATTTATCTATATTTTTAGTATATAAAATAAAAAATGATATTTCAAATTATAGCACAACTTACCTTTAAAGTAAATGGTATGGAGTGAATTTTAACCCTTTTGTTACAAATATAAATACAAAAAAAGGATCAACTTTGCAATTTCAAAATTAATCCTTTAAATAATCTTAATTTAATACCCCAAATATTTTCCAATTTTATATTTAGAAATTAAGCCTTCCATATTTTTATTATTATTTATATTTAATACAATCCCTAATGAAGCAAAAATTGTTACTAATGAACTTCCACCATAGCTAAATATAGGCATTGGAATACCAAATACTGGCAGCATTCCTAATGCAACATAGATATTTATCAATACTTGAGTTATTATATAACCACCTACTCCCATTGCAAGATATTTACCAAAATAATCTTTTCTCTCTATAGCCACAGTTTTTATTATATTAAACAGTATTAATAATACAGCCATTAAAATAATCATTCCAATTAATC carries:
- the asnS gene encoding asparagine--tRNA ligase, which produces MEKVTVKSLYREKEKFIDREVEISGWVKKIRVQKNFGFLEINDGSFFKGIQVVFDTNLDNFDEISRLSIISSVKVCGKLIKSQGAGQEFEIAAAKVEIYQKADLDYPLQNKRHTFEFLRTKAHLRPRTNTFSAVFRVRSVVAYAIHKFFQENGFVYVHTPLITGSDCEGAGEMFRVTTLDLNDLPKTKDGKVDYTQDFFGKETNLTVSGQLSGETYCAAFRNIYTFGPTFRAENSNTARHASEFWMIEPEIAFADLEANMELAEAMVKYIIKFVMDECPEEMAFFNQFIEKGLFDKLNNVLNSEFGRLTYTEAIEILEKSGKKFDYPVKWGIDLQSEHERYLAEEYFKKPVFLTDYPKDIKAFYMKLNEDGKTVRAMDLLAPGIGEIIGGSQREDKLEILENRITELGMNPEDYGFYLDLRKYGSFPHSGYGLGFERIIMYITGMTNIRDVIPFPRTPKNAEF
- a CDS encoding DUF896 domain-containing protein encodes the protein MEMSKIIEKINYFTKLSRERELTPEEQAERAEYRKMYLELFKAQVKGHLDRIEIVDDKVVNKGTKII